AAATGTTAAAGATccgtttttatttatttgtactaTATCTcctgttttaaaaaatttatcttCTGTAAAAGAGTTATCTGTAATATCTTTATGTACAAAATATCCATGAAATATACAATCtccttttattaataattctcCTCTTGGTAAACTATCCTttgcattatatatttcccaTGATTGTACcttatataatacatgtgGTGATATAGGTCCTCCGGTACTTTCAGGATCTTTATCTTTTCTATGTTGAACAAATAATGGTCCAGTCGTTTCAGTTAATCCATAACCCTGTTGTATACTTACATTCAATAGAAGAGATAATTCGCTTATAACTTTAGGTGACGTTTTACCTCCGCCTGTTATAAACGTATTTAAATTAGGGTTAATTTTacttcttattttttttgatatatttgttattgcTTCAATAAATTTACTAAACTTTCCATTCATATTAGATCGTTTTAACGACAAGATCTTCTCtacaaaaaatttttttaaaaatggtAATTTCCCAATTTCTGTTATGACattgttatatattctattaaATACTTTTGGTACACCAGCtaaaaatgatgatttaGATACAAGAATATCTGagctaaaatattttaaatttttactCCATATATGTATTTCAACTGTTAATACAAAacataagtatatattaatcctttcatatatatgtgataaaGGTAAATATGAAAGATGGGTATCAacattatatgtaaatatagaATGTTTACTTAAAGGTATtaccatataatatatatttttatttgataacATTACACCTTTAGGTCTACCAGATGTACCAGATGTATATACAATAGTAGATATgaaattttctttatcattttgtatattatatgttaacatattattatttttatttattaacattTCATTAAATTGTATTATTTGAATTCCATACTTTTTAGcttcttcttttaaatattttaatttttcaatcttttttttctcatcttCACAAATATCTTCCAAATcgatattttcatatataagtTTTGGGTACATATGTTTCTTAATCCATTTTGATTCTTTGCGTTTCATATTtgatttctttctttcttcaACATTTTCagtccttttttttttttttttttttaagtattgTTTTGTATTAGCACCATAAGGTGTAGGTTGTACTGTTTGGTGTACATTTCTTTGGTCTTCACCTTCTCCTTGTTCTTCTACAATATTTTCATTGGgaatttcattttgttttttatataaataatcatcTTTGATGTTATCTCCTTTTtcgtcatcatcatcatcttcaccATCTTCaccatcttcatcatcttcatcatcttcacCATCTTCaccatcttcatcatcttcatcatcttcaccatcttcatcatcttcatcatcttcatcatcttcaccatcttcatcatcttcttcgGCTTCTCCTTTatgttcttctttttcttccttttctCCATTATTACCTACAGCTTGCCCTTCATCACCATTTTTTGATTTTCCCCCCTTTCTATTACAAATGGATGGATTTATAAACGTGTCTAGAATGATCAACTTTTTTAAATGTGGTAGACTACTCTTAAGATATAGTAAATTCTCTACAAAATCTAAATCTAAACAGAGCCATTCTAATTTTACTTCATTCAAAATATCTACTATTTCGTTCAAGATAAATTTAGAATGCATAACTACTGTCGTAACACCACTTAACATGCACGAAATATCTGCTGTTATCCAATTTGCTGAATTACTACCATATAGACCTAACAATCTAAACATACCATTATTTTGTTcctcattatatttttttacttgTATTCCTGTACCTTCATATGTATTCAGACCATCACTAAACGATAATACtctattaaaaaatgtatcatatgtatatgaaCTTTTTGGATGTCCATTTGCATATTCATATATGAGTTTCTTATCTCCATtaaatttattcttttttattattatttttagaagatgtgaataaatataataaggagatttattatcataatccTTTCCTTGATATGTGTCCGATTCATCATCACTCAATgattttgaatatatttcaGAATACGATGATCCAGTAAGACTTTTCGTGTAATAGCTAGCTGtttggaatatataaattaacacaataaaaaaattgtaaattaacattttgctttttttttttttttttttttatattgatatttattaaatatgaaatgttaaatattaattatacgtatatattgtatgtgtatgaatatatatatatatatatatatatatatatatatatatatatatatataatgatggtgatatacatatacaattagtcaaaaaaaaaaaaaaaatgaaatacggtaaaaataaacttaaaaaaaaaaaataacagtAAATAACAAACACATATATGCTtctttatatcataaaataataataataaaaaaataaaataattgtagtaatattattaatctcTTAATACACgcacattaatatatatatatataatatatcacgtatatataaatatgcatcaacaaaaattattcttaattatatattattaatttttgaataaaaacaataaaaaaaaatatatatattttaaataaatatttatatgtatcatatattttatgtcaatatatattatcatttattcttttttttttttttttttttggatatGTATTTTTCTTCCTCTTGTTGGAATTGTTTTTTGGTTTTAgagattattttttttaaatggttggttcatatatattgatagtatataagaaaatatatatatatatatatatatatatatatatatatttatattattttataatgtatacaaaatatatttttcctatatttatatgaagtcttatttttttttattattattttttatttttatttttattttttttattttttttatttttattttttttattttattttattttttttcttcttttacttATTTTGAAATACTTatgtaaatttataatattccttttaaaattataaagaatattatatgtatatttatgtatggatatttttttccttcagCGTTTCATAAATGAATACAttctctatatatattatatatatatatatatatatatagttatttttttttttcttgattgattatgatttttaaaatgtgtaaaaaatgaagaaaataaaaaatacatatataaatatatgtaatacatattatataaacactACCTTTTGCAATTtcacatttatataaaataaatatatttgtatatatatatatatatatatatatatatcatatatgtatttaaaatttaatattttatttgatttagctatctatatgtataaattttttttttttattgagaTATACCTATAAGCATTTTTGTTCACCTCAGAAATGTTAGGAAATATTCTTGtatgttttctttttgtatatatctattaagtatttatatattttatgtatatattttatatgtcataatatacatatttatgtgtattctttatttatattaattaatttttattcatttattattattattttttttttaatatttgaatttggtttatttttttctttttacctTGTGGAAGATAAATGTAAAATTgagtttattttattatgtatttataatataatacatataataaaaatatatttgatattaCAATGCCAGTATTTAAAAAACAGgcttattttaatattcagGCAAGGGTTTAatgataacaaaaaattataaatatttttataaataaaatataaagtaaacaatataataatattttattaaaatataaaaattttattattatataaatataaataaataaataaacaaataaataatatatatatatattattttattctttttatagtATAAAAACTGCACATtttaatgttattataataatattttattattaatatttttttttttaaataaaaatatctatatttttttatgtaaaataatatttttctttttattataacatatttttttatatatattttttttatgaatcatatatatataaaaaaaaaattgtacaaaaatatatacatatatatattatatatatatattatatttatggatCCTTATTTAATTTCGTAAATAATCATACATAAAACGCGATATATAAACTGTAAAcatgttaatattatataaatatatatataattatataagtttttattttatttattcatttattttattattattttgttttaaataatataaatgtggtctattttttcttataagcATATATACAAATCATACAAAATATAGAAGTCATATTTTTTAGTACACTAAAATAAGTACATACggaaatattttcatatgatATTAACGTAAAGGAAATGAATAATAAGTAAATatagtttttattattaaatatatagatggtatcttatgatatatatatatatatatatattatatattattacctttaagtatttatttaaatatatttatatatattcaaatgtatacatttttcattaaataaattcatcaaagttttataaaaattaaattataaacaaGCATACAtgacttatatttttttttccatatgcATGTATTGTActgtaatatattaaaaaaaaaaaaaaaaaaaaaaaaagagttatacatatattatatatatatatatatatatatatatatatatatatatatatatatatataataggttaataaaatcatttgctctatttttttttcattactaGCAGGGAtacctttttatattatctttttaataaagaatgttttatatattgtaaaatgTTTCATGTTGTgtacaaatattaaaaaaaaaaaatatatatatatatatatatatatatatttaatgtctataataatcattattttatataaatatgcaggaaaatatatataaaatgttatattataatataaaataatatcaggaaaggcaaaaaaaaaatataaataaatagttaaatatataaataaatatatctatattatatatatatatatatattagatataGCTAGCCATGATTgttactaaaaaaaaaaaaaaaaaaaataataatattgaacaTTTAAAGCAGTTCAATATggatacataataaaatgatcttaaaaaaataaaaaataaatatttttaatgttatgtaacatattatttcaatatttagtaagaataaaaaaaaaatatatataatatatatatatatatatatatattttaactgTTGAcatttttatcctttttatcAATGGATATTTGTAATAGTCCTTGAACTTCTGTAAAAAgggtaaaaaaaa
This sequence is a window from Plasmodium falciparum 3D7 genome assembly, chromosome: 2. Protein-coding genes within it:
- a CDS encoding acyl-CoA synthetase is translated as MLIYNFFIVLIYIFQTASYYTKSLTGSSYSEIYSKSLSDDESDTYQGKDYDNKSPYYIYSHLLKIIIKKNKFNGDKKLIYEYANGHPKSSYTYDTFFNRVLSFSDGLNTYEGTGIQVKKYNEEQNNGMFRLLGLYGSNSANWITADISCMLSGVTTVVMHSKFILNEIVDILNEVKLEWLCLDLDFVENLLYLKSSLPHLKKLIILDTFINPSICNRKGGKSKNGDEGQAVGNNGEKEEKEEHKGEAEEDDEDGEDDEDDEDDEDGEDDEDDEDGEDGEDDEDDEDGEDGEDDDDDEKGDNIKDDYLYKKQNEIPNENIVEEQGEGEDQRNVHQTVQPTPYGANTKQYLKKKKKKRTENVEERKKSNMKRKESKWIKKHMYPKLIYENIDLEDICEDEKKKIEKLKYLKEEAKKYGIQIIQFNEMLINKNNNMLTYNIQNDKENFISTIVYTSGTSGRPKGVMLSNKNIYYMVIPLSKHSIFTYNVDTHLSYLPLSHIYERINIYLCFVLTVEIHIWSKNLKYFSSDILVSKSSFLAGVPKVFNRIYNNVITEIGKLPFLKKFFVEKILSLKRSNMNGKFSKFIEAITNISKKIRSKINPNLNTFITGGGKTSPKVISELSLLLNVSIQQGYGLTETTGPLFVQHRKDKDPESTGGPISPHVLYKVQSWEIYNAKDSLPRGELLIKGDCIFHGYFVHKDITDNSFTEDKFFKTGDIVQINKNGSLTFLDRSKGLLKLAQGEYIQTDMLNSLYSEIPFINHCVVYADDTLSGPIAVVSIDKELFIKHLLEDNIISDVGTVEEEFLEAIDDEQINSDVYVNYVKQKMLEAYKKTNLNGYNIINHIYLTVKVWDISNYITPTFKIKRFHVFRDYAFFIDDIKKLYSSK